From one Colletotrichum destructivum chromosome 3, complete sequence genomic stretch:
- a CDS encoding putative methyltransferase-like protein, with the protein MEVKYNRRVSQMLWLAAVAMLVLAFLRFSQPSGQVSNWASSKVGNFVNRYNSRESLATFMARSESFWAKTVKQRHEMIAADYGDVSQMPLFPATDLDSYAINPYTIWDFAPAAYNCPWDVERIGRMGDGGKWVCGMSRYEKYPKNRECIIYSFGVRDESSFEQEMLSRTNCVVWAYDFSVVDFGEQLEPNNRDRAHFKQVGIAGKTDETKTPPFYSIADLMKMNGHTYIDILKMDIEVAEFDALDGLHRDFSAAGEELPIGQLMIEIHLFPSSGLTSKIFLDWWERLESRGLRATWTEPNLLAVTLSASNKDPIMAEYTMVNVKDSKNILFHNH; encoded by the exons ATGGAGGTAAAATACAATCGTCGCGTCTCCCAGATGCTCTGGTTAGCGGCTGTGGCCATGCTTGTTCTGGCATTTTTGCGATTCTCACAGCCCAGCGGGCAAGTGAGTAACTGGGCAAGCTCGAAGGTCGGCAATTTTGTCAACAGATACAATAGCCGAGAGTCCCTGGCGACTTTCATGGCTCGTTCCGAGAGCTTCTGGGCCAAGACGGTGAAGCAACGTCATGAAATGATTGCTGCGGACTACGGCGATGTTTCCCAGATGCCCCT GTTCCCTGCAACCGACCTCGACTCGTACGCGATCAATCCGTACACCATTTGGGACTTTGCTCCGGCAGCTTACAACTGTCCTTGGGATGTAGAGCGCATTGGCCGCATGGGAGACGGTGGAAAATGGGTATGCGGCATGTCACGATACGAGAAGTACCCCAAGAATCGGGAGTGTATCATCTACTCGTTTGGCGTTCGTGATGAGTCTAGCTTTG AACAGGAGATGCTGAGCCGCACGAACTGCGTGGTTTGGGCCTACGACTTCTCTGTCGTTGACTTTGGGGAGCAGCTTGAGCCCAACAATCGTGATCGAGCCCATTTCAAGCAGGTTGGCATTGCTGGCAAGACGGATGAGACCAAGACACCTCCCTTTTACAGCATTGCCGacttgatgaagatgaacGGCCATACCTACAT CGACATTCTCAAGATGGATATTGAGGTAGCAGAGTTCGATGCCTTGGACGGCCTGCACCGCGACTTTTctgctgccggcgaggagTTGCCTATTGGTCAGCTAATGATCGAAATCCACTTGTTTCCCAGCAGTGGTTTGACATCGAAGATTTTCCTCGACTGGTGGGAGCGCCTCGAATCACGTGGACTGCGTGCTACGTGGACAGAACCTAATCTGCTTGCTGTGACCTTGTCCGCGTCCAACAAAGACCCAATAATGGCGGAATACACCATGGTCAATGTTAAAGACAGTAAGAATATTCTGTTTCACAACCACTGA
- a CDS encoding Putative cytochrome P450 produces the protein MFIKVLNKGINKDLEILLNLDVFNTLHFYKLYKEKDQLVEVVNQAQSARERTTYLTFSYSKHACPGWVFAVNKIKIVVANLLCHYDMKLVEGVNGRY, from the coding sequence ATGTTTATTAAGGTCCTAAATAAAGGAATTAACAAGGACCTAGAGATTCTTCTAAACCTAGACGTATTTAACACCCTACACTTCTACAAGCTCTATAAGGAAAAAGACCAGTTGGTAGAGGTTGTAAACCAAGCGCAATCCGCAAGGGAGAGAACTACCTATCTAACGTTTAGCTACAGTAAGCATGCTTGCCCGGGTTGGgtcttcgccgtcaacaAAATCAAAATAGTCGTCGCCAATCTTCTTTGTCATTATGATATGAAATTAGTGGAGGGCGTAAATGGGAGGTATTAA
- a CDS encoding Putative zn(2)Cys(6) fungal-type DNA-binding domain-containing protein, which translates to MSIASMASRSPTFFRVDNTSNSYIRKSASQSARRSACDRCRAYKLRCVWPSDEIPSPERNEASLMPCARCVKAGVECVRVAHARRSPTIRPSGYERRLARPPPLSPPASNQSANNRRTFVSGVVAKSYPDKSASLSVYSSPLSAHPSREDCTTGQMPSTVSPMEYQHSNVFAPSSSDAPAMSTKFPPLLPMNRDERTGPDVSYGLGEFDLEMMTSGSLLDAMLDDDLASANRNGEPGEPTDDQVRDSDQNVRQVKGTTGATTCSKTKGPPKTRHECLHRLSRLNLKLLDCLSAAEDHPIALEDILAYQSPCDTPETKPCKNIIGFLLESSQEFLDAVEGLKDLMERQEKESSYDSNQNSEDFLVDSLDTSVFFNNQTRNKPQNDDGDTIYSQFSGTTLHPPGGENMPGSTTSSHPRRPGGHCSGPTTLTIMTCYIWLFHGYEAVFAAIHDSLLSQNQRRKNRRTALSGHEGRIGDPQDAQQMSPQSKSRKTDLATSLLPNVRIGGFQLDGHPHLQIEMLIYISCRILNQMESVLGIKPKPADSDTTESGTISIADREKSFLDPRCTPTLLRSLLCAADGDEDDCSTSAPTTLIEGIVKKIRRMLDIK; encoded by the coding sequence ATGTCAATTGCTTCCATGGCTTCTAGATCTCCTACATTTTTCAGAGTCGACAATACGAGCAATTCGTACATCAGGAAATCCGCCTCTCAAAGCGCTCGGCGAAGTGCGTGCGACCGATGCCGCGCTTACAAACTCCGTTGCGTATGGCCATCGGACGAGATCCCATCGCCCGAGCGCAATGAAGCATCATTGATGCCATGTGCGCGATGTGTCAAAGCAGGCGTCGAGTGCGTTCGTGTGGCGCACGCACGTAGGTCGCCAACTATTCGCCCCAGTGGCTATGAACGTCGGCTGGCGCGACCTCCTCCCTTGTCACCACCCGCCTCCAACCAATCTGCCAACAATCGCCGTACTTTTGTCTCCGGAGTGGTAGCCAAATCATATCCTGACAAATCAGCCTCGCTCAGCGTTTACTCCTCACCTTTGTCGGCACACCCTTCCAGGGAGGACTGCACCACAGGACAGATGCCAAGCACTGTTTCTCCAATGGAATATCAGCACAGCAATGTCTTcgcgccatcatcatcagatGCGCCGGCCATGTCGACAAAATTCCCGCCACTCCTACCAATGAACAGGGATGAGAGGACCGGGCCTGATGTATCTTACGGCCTTGGTGAATTTGACCTTGAAATGATGACATCTGGCTCGCTGTTGGATGCTatgctcgacgacgatctAGCGTCGGCAAATCGAAATGGTGAACCTGGGGAACCCACTGACGATCAGGTTCGGGATTCTGATCAAAATGTCCGTCAAGTCAAAGGGACTACCGGCGCCACAACATGTTCCAAAACAAAAGGGCCACCCAAAACAAGGCACGAATGTCTGCACCGACTTTCCCGTCTCAATTTGAAACTTTTGGACTGCCTGAGTGCTGCGGAGGACCATCCTATTGCTCTTGAAGACATCTTGGCCTATCAGTCTCCTTGCGATACACCAGAGACAAAACCATGCAAAAACATCATAGGATTCCTCCTGGAGAGCTCCCAGGAGTTTTTGGATGCAGTTGAGGGATTGAAAGATTTGATGGAACGTCAAGAAAAAGAGTCGTCATACGACTCGAATCAAAATTCGGAGGATTTCCTGGTGGACTCACTTGATacgtccgtcttcttcaacaaTCAGACAAGGAACAAACCCCAGAACGATGATGGGGATACTATCTACAGCCAGTTTTCGGGAACCACGTTGCACCCACCTGGTGGCGAGAATATGCCTGGCAGCACAACTTCTTCACACCCCAGGCGGCCCGGTGGCCACTGCAGCGGTCCGACAACATTGACCATCATGACGTGTTATATTTGGCTGTTTCACGGTTATGAGGCAGTCTTCGCGGCCATTCACGACTCCCTACTATCACAGAACCAGCGGCGCAAAAACCGACGGACAGCCCTGTCAGGGCACGAAGGGCGCATTGGGGACCCACAAGACGCGCAGCAAATGTCACCGCAATCAAAAAGCCGGAAAACAGACTTAGCAACTTCTCTACTACCCAATGTCCGCATAGGGGGATTCCAGCTGGATGGACACCCTCACTTGCAGATCGAAATGCTCATCTATATCAGTTGTCGGATCTTGAACCAAATGGAAAGTGTTTTAGGTATTAAACCAAAACCGGCGGATAGTGACACAACGGAATCAGGAACGATTTCGATTGCTGATCGCGAAAAGAGTTTCTTAGATCCAAGATGCACGCCGACGTTGTTGCGTTCACTGCTGTGCGCCGCGGACGGTGATGAGGACGATTGCAGTACCTCAGCTCCAACTACTTTGATCGAGGGCATAGTGAAGAAAATCAGGCGAATGCTAGATATTAAGTAA
- a CDS encoding Putative O-methyltransferase domain, S-adenosyl-L-methionine-dependent methyltransferase superfamily — protein sequence MLAQNAIINPIVPKPFTLSRSDGFALSQYEKLGAELVQCMAAYSKALEKEGIPEPSLLPSISSKVALKSNKAVQEKARIVELARQILATTLDPGTSLFLSSLQFHFCACLKVVLDLKVGDNIPQHGRISRKELADCLSVEESLLARIMRVVMTNFVFNEPEPGYYSHTSISWAMQGPGMHHLLLHRLGEGFRSASREPDALRQSGFRNPKPGDSCGFNLAFGYEGTYWDYIANIDLERGDNFNQAMKAVTINSLGEIPRLYPWESLVADGGLIVDVGGGLGQVSRKILEAFPDSGLRCVVQDKHAVSSDTRDPRGDLDLTLQQHDFFNTQPIKGAAVYHLRHILHDWPDDACVEIVRQIVPAMDAKRSRILICDQIVQDHSPSLASVLYDVDMMSLFNGKERTLSEFRQIFVKADPRLYIRDVKRSQESATTMIEVRISSAPTN from the exons ATGCTGGCCCAAAACGCTATCATCAATCCGATCGTCCCGAAACCATTCACCCTTTCCAGGAGTGATGGTTTCGCTCTCAGCCAATATGAAAAGCTAGGAGCAGAGCTTGTGCAATGCATGGCGGCGTACAGCAAAGCCTTGGAGAAAGAGGGCATTCCAGAGCCTTCACTATTACCCAGTATCTCTTCAAAGGTAGCTCTCAAGAGCAACAAAGCGGTGCAAGAGAAGGCAAGAATCGTCGAACTTGCACGCCAGATCCTGGCAACAACATTGGATCCCGGAACAAGTTTGTTTCTCAGTTCTCTACAG TTTCACTTCTGCGCATGCCTGAAAGTCGTCTTAGACCTGAAGGTAGGAGACAACATTCCACAACATGGTCGAATCTCGAGAAAGGAGTTGGCCGACTGTCTCTCTGTGGAAGAGAGCCTGCTGGCTCGTATCATGCGTGTCGTAATGACCAACTTTGTATTTAACGAACCTGAGCCGGGCTACTACAGCCACACGTCCATCTCGTGGGCAATGCAGGGCCCGGGCATGcatcatctccttctccatcgcctGGGCGAGGGATTCCGATCTGCCAGTCGAGAGCCGGACGCCCTACGCCAGAGCGGATTTCGCAATCCCAAGCCTGGCGACTCCTGCGGATTCAACTTGGCTTTTGGCTACGAGGGCACTTATTGGGACTACATTGCCAACATCGACCTCGAACGTGGTGACAACTTCAATCAGGCTATGAAAGCTGTCACTATCAACAGCTTGGGCGAAATCCCGAGATTATATCCTTGGGAAAGTTTGGTTGCTGACGGAGGCCTCATTGTTGACGTTGGCGGTGGCCTTGGTCAGGTTAGCCGAAAGATTTTAGAGGCCTTCCCTGATTCAGGTCTCCGATGTGTGGTCCAGGACAAACATGCCGTGTCTTCTGATACGAGAGATCCTAGAGGCGACTTAGATCTGACTCTGCAACAGCACGACTTCTTCAACACTCAACCGATCAAAG GCGCTGCGGTCTACCATCTTCGCCATATCCTTCACGATTGGCCAGATGACGCTTGTGTCGAGATTGTGCGACAGATTGTTCCAGCTATGGACGCAAAGCGCAGCCGCATCCTCATCTGCGATCAAATTGTTCAAGACCACTCACCGTCTCTTGCATCTGTGCTTTACGACGTTGACATGATGTCACTTTTCAATGGTAAAGAGCGCACGCTCTCGGAGTTCCGTCAGATATTTGTGAAGGCAGATCCGAGGCTTTACATTAGAGACGTGAAGCGGTCACAGGAATCCGCCACCACCATGATAGAGGTTAGAATCTCATCTGCACCCACAAATTGA